Proteins from a genomic interval of Rhodothermales bacterium:
- a CDS encoding S8 family peptidase — translation MRLFRLLSALVPTLAILTVSTPAQSQTIGGSLQDALSLAAPLDRLEVIVTFEGDAPLSATQVSALQSVGVTGLLFRSLPIAGVLATPAQVQQLAALPGLRSLWLNEELRWENDGPTAVTGVDRLRNDANFRNRLGLPFSGAGVGVLVNDSGIDALHPDLRDNVVQNVAGQTNLRGLNALLPVTYVEDIPNTDNGGGHGTHVAGIVAGTGAASGGKFEGVAPGANLIGYGSGAVVLILDAIGGFDYALTHQFEYNIRVVSNSFGESDDNGTDFQPDHPTNVATKRLADRGMIVVFSAGNSGSGAGTITGNYKKAPWVVTVAAGDNQGRLGDFSSRGRVGVTGSYIDPRDGQEYVWSDAPTVTAPGVSVVSANASTGSLYFSLHPEFAPYYSVATGTSMACPHVAGIVALMLEADPTLDWRDVKDILARTATNLPARTEWEAGAGFVNAYTAVQETLRRQSGDGVPFGSSVNLFREFNSQASLYPAQPAVSFSLQFSPVGTSESATFEVDGETDLVSASAVIGDNTAALVLSAPDGSEFVSAVSVPAYQQSITVTAPASPGTWTISVRGVRSWVGLRLDMLGISNGIGTASTIRGQIALLGTTFAGLDDIHGSPEEALVTYAVARRLVDGTSEAHFLPDEELRRSNLADYLIMGAGVRQSLPRDGRSSFQDLPVLDPFAEAVAARGAALRDLHGTQHGVMRLTNGEYLPEQRVRRFELAYSLIQSLGLQPEAEQLGSGPVTASGGSEVELADWQDIPEDVRGHVQLALDLGLMAPEEAGGLFYFAPESTVTRGAYVAHAVRLSDSFLNPALPDLGFASKGGSARVVHGDEALPQAIELDQNFPNPFNPSTTIGFRLQEAGHVLLEVFDLTGRRVSELVNATVGAGQHSVPFEASRLSSGRYLYRLTAGGTVHVRSMVLVK, via the coding sequence ATGCGATTATTCCGACTTCTGTCGGCGTTGGTGCCGACCCTGGCGATTCTGACTGTTTCCACCCCGGCCCAGTCCCAGACTATCGGGGGATCCCTGCAGGACGCGCTTTCGCTGGCCGCGCCGCTTGATCGACTTGAGGTTATCGTGACCTTCGAGGGAGACGCGCCTCTGTCTGCAACCCAGGTTTCCGCGCTTCAGTCTGTCGGCGTCACGGGCCTGCTGTTTCGCAGTCTTCCGATCGCGGGTGTGCTGGCGACCCCGGCCCAGGTTCAGCAGTTGGCGGCACTTCCAGGCCTCAGATCCCTCTGGCTCAATGAGGAGTTGCGGTGGGAGAATGATGGCCCGACTGCAGTCACCGGCGTTGATCGCCTGCGCAACGATGCGAATTTCCGGAACCGCCTGGGGCTGCCATTTTCCGGTGCGGGCGTAGGGGTGCTGGTGAACGACTCCGGGATTGACGCGCTGCACCCGGACCTGCGGGACAATGTCGTACAGAATGTGGCAGGGCAGACCAACCTTCGCGGCCTGAACGCCTTGCTGCCGGTGACATACGTCGAGGATATTCCCAATACCGACAACGGTGGTGGACACGGCACGCATGTCGCAGGGATCGTGGCGGGCACCGGAGCCGCATCGGGCGGCAAGTTCGAGGGGGTGGCACCAGGGGCCAATCTGATTGGGTACGGATCCGGAGCGGTCGTGCTGATCCTGGACGCCATCGGCGGTTTCGACTACGCCCTCACGCACCAGTTCGAGTACAACATCAGGGTGGTGTCCAATTCCTTCGGAGAGTCGGACGACAACGGCACCGACTTCCAGCCCGACCACCCGACAAACGTTGCGACCAAACGCCTCGCGGATCGCGGCATGATTGTCGTCTTCTCGGCGGGCAACTCCGGTTCGGGAGCCGGTACGATTACCGGCAACTACAAGAAGGCTCCCTGGGTCGTCACTGTCGCCGCTGGCGACAACCAGGGTCGCCTGGGGGATTTCTCGTCCCGCGGACGGGTGGGCGTCACCGGCAGCTACATCGATCCACGCGATGGGCAGGAATACGTCTGGTCGGACGCGCCGACCGTGACAGCTCCCGGAGTCAGCGTGGTCTCGGCAAACGCGTCCACCGGTTCGCTGTACTTCAGCCTGCACCCCGAATTCGCTCCGTACTACAGCGTGGCAACCGGTACGTCCATGGCGTGCCCCCATGTTGCGGGCATCGTGGCCTTGATGCTTGAAGCCGACCCCACTCTGGACTGGCGCGATGTCAAGGACATCCTGGCCCGGACTGCGACGAACCTGCCGGCGCGCACGGAATGGGAAGCCGGAGCCGGATTTGTGAATGCGTACACCGCTGTGCAGGAGACACTGCGCCGACAGTCGGGCGATGGCGTTCCCTTCGGATCCAGCGTCAATCTGTTCCGGGAGTTCAATTCGCAAGCCAGCCTCTACCCCGCCCAGCCGGCCGTTTCCTTCAGCCTGCAGTTCAGTCCGGTCGGGACGTCCGAATCAGCGACCTTCGAGGTCGACGGCGAAACCGACCTGGTGTCGGCCTCGGCCGTGATCGGCGACAATACGGCGGCTCTTGTGTTGTCCGCTCCGGACGGATCCGAGTTTGTTTCTGCCGTTTCGGTGCCTGCCTACCAGCAGTCCATCACCGTCACAGCACCCGCCTCTCCGGGTACATGGACCATCTCTGTGCGCGGTGTACGGTCCTGGGTCGGACTTCGCCTGGACATGCTGGGCATTTCGAACGGAATCGGTACCGCAAGTACGATACGCGGACAGATTGCGCTACTGGGCACCACATTCGCAGGGCTCGACGACATCCACGGTTCACCGGAGGAGGCACTGGTCACATACGCCGTGGCTCGTCGCCTCGTGGACGGAACTTCAGAAGCCCACTTTCTGCCCGACGAGGAGCTGCGCCGGAGCAACCTCGCGGACTACCTCATCATGGGAGCCGGTGTACGCCAGTCGCTGCCCAGGGACGGCCGATCTTCCTTCCAGGATCTGCCAGTGCTGGACCCGTTTGCCGAAGCAGTGGCCGCCCGAGGGGCCGCCCTGCGCGACCTCCATGGTACCCAGCACGGCGTGATGCGCCTCACCAATGGCGAGTATCTCCCCGAACAACGGGTACGGCGCTTCGAACTGGCATACTCCCTCATCCAGAGCCTTGGGCTGCAGCCGGAGGCCGAGCAGCTTGGATCCGGTCCGGTTACCGCATCGGGTGGCTCCGAGGTTGAGCTCGCAGACTGGCAGGATATCCCCGAAGACGTCCGGGGACACGTGCAGCTGGCTCTGGATCTGGGCTTGATGGCACCGGAAGAAGCAGGGGGACTGTTCTACTTCGCCCCCGAGTCAACCGTCACGCGAGGTGCCTACGTGGCGCACGCGGTTCGCCTGAGCGACAGCTTCCTGAATCCTGCCCTGCCCGACCTCGGATTCGCGAGCAAGGGAGGATCGGCCAGGGTGGTACATGGAGACGAGGCTTTGCCGCAGGCGATTGAACTCGACCAGAACTTCCCGAACCCGTTCAACCCTTCCACCACGATCGGTTTCAGGCTGCAGGAGGCCGGCCACGTGCTACTCGAGGTGTTTGATCTGACCGGGAGGCGAGTCTCCGAGTTGGTTAATGCGACCGTGGGAGCAGGTCAGCACTCCGTACCCTTCGAAGCGTCCCGACTGTCTTCAGGACGCTACCTCTACCGCCTGACCGCTGGCGGCACGGTGCACGTACGCTCGATGGTGCTCGTCAAGTAG